Sequence from the Candidatus Hydrogenedentota bacterium genome:
TTTTCATTGCCTGCGCCTCCGCACAGGGTTAATCCCAGAATCAGGCGTAACGGAAGCCCTACCCCTATCATGTGGCTGCCACGAAGTGAATGGTACTGCTTTAACCTCTACTCCGCCCAGCCCAAGGGGCGGATTCATGGGACGCCGCCTTTGCCCTCACGAAAGCGACGATCGGGAGTATGCCACGACGCGAGGCGTTATTCCACGCGCGTGACGTTGACCGCTTGAAGGCCTTTGTTGCTTTCCAGAATCTGGAAGGCAACTTCTTCGCCTTCTTTCAAGGTCCGGAAACCTTCCATGGTGATCGCCGTGTGGTGGACGAAGACATCCGGGCTGTTGTCTTGGGTAATGAACCCATAACCCTTCTGGTCATTGAACCACTTGACACGACCTTTCAACAAGCTCTGAGCCGATCCATTTGTACCTTCAGACACTGCTTTGCCCTCACCGAATTACAACTACCATTCTTTTTTGGAAGGACCCTGAGAACCGAACTCGTTCTCGACACCAGATCCGCCTTGCAGCCTGTAGGATATCGATACGGGGTGAATCTGTCAATAGGTTAGTAC
This genomic interval carries:
- a CDS encoding cold shock domain-containing protein encodes the protein MLKGRVKWFNDQKGYGFITQDNSPDVFVHHTAITMEGFRTLKEGEEVAFQILESNKGLQAVNVTRVE